The window TTGTTCGCGAGCTGGTTCGCGGAGGCGGTGGCGGCGGGACAGATCGAGCCGCACACGATGTCGCTGGCGACGTCGGACGAGGAGGGCAGGCCGGACGTACGGACTGTGATGCTGCACGGCGCGGACGCGGACGGCTGGTCGTTCGCGACGCATGTCAGCAGCAGGAAGGGGCGACAGCTCGCGGTACGGCCGTTCGCGGCACTGGGCTTCTACTGGCCCGTGCTCGGGCGGCAGGTGCGGGTGCGGGGGCCGGTGACGGCGGCCGCGTCGGCGGAGAGCCAGGCGGATCTGCATGCCCGGTCGACGGGGGCGCTGGCGGCGGCGCTGACCGGTCGGCAGAGCGAAGTGCTCGGTTCCTTGGAGGAGTTGGCGCGAGTCTCGGCCGAGTCCTGGGCGCGGGCGCAGCAGGAACCGGACGCGCCTGTCCCGACCTGGACCCTCTACCGCCTGCTCCCTGAGGAGGTGGAGTTCTTCCAGGGCGACGAGAAGCGTCAACACGTACGGCTGAACTACCACCGTGCGGCCGAGGGCTGGAGCCGCGAACTCCTCTGGCCCTGATCGCTATGAGCCCGCGCCGCCCTGGAAGTCGTACACCTCGAAGTCCGCCACCGCCCGGTAACCGAGCCGCTGGTAGAGGACGTTGGTGGTGGTGTTGGCCATGTCGGTGAAGAGGAGGACCTCCTCCGCTCCGGAGCGGACCGCGGCGCGGCTGACCACGACCGTCACCGCGCCGGCGTAACCGCGTCCGCGCAGGTGGGATGGGGTGTAGACGGGGGCGATACGGACCTGTCCCGCGACCATCGGGGTGACGCCGCACATGGAGACGGGCGTGCCGTCGACCTCCCAGAAGGTGACGCCGCCGTAGGCGATGCGATGGTCGGCCCAGTTCTCGACCTCACCGGCGGAGTGCTCACCGACGCTCTCGGTGAACTCGCCGTACCAGCGGATCAGTTGGTCCCGGTCCTTCTCGCCCGCCACTCGCGCGCTGCCCTCCGGAACCGGCTGCGGTGTCATCAAGCTGCCGAGCCGGTACAGCCGTTGGCGCTGACGCAGGGCCGCGGCGGCGCCGGTGTGGCGCTGCCAGGAGCGGACGAACCCGGTGGTCGTCTCGCGGGTACCGATGATGCCCGGCACCGAGTGGCCGACGGCGACCAGGTGGGCGGCGAGGGCGTCGGTCTCGTCTGCGGTGAGGGGGGTGACGTTGAGCCGGTAGGGCGGGGTGCGGAAATAGGCTCCGCGCACCTGACCGTCCCGTTCCATCACCCCGAACACGGGCGGCTCGTCACCGCCGTACGCGCGCAGTCCGCGCATCCGCAGCGACTCCGTGACCGTCAGGGCGACGGTGTGCAGATCCGGGCGCGACCGCAGGAAGCCACCAGCGTGGCCGAGGAAGCGGTCGAGGTCTTCGGTGACGTACCAATCGTCCGAGCGCATGTCTCATGATCCCGCGTCTGTACGGGACTTGGCCATGCCTTTCCGGGGTGAAC of the Streptomyces sp. NBC_00287 genome contains:
- a CDS encoding GNAT family N-acetyltransferase; the encoded protein is MRSDDWYVTEDLDRFLGHAGGFLRSRPDLHTVALTVTESLRMRGLRAYGGDEPPVFGVMERDGQVRGAYFRTPPYRLNVTPLTADETDALAAHLVAVGHSVPGIIGTRETTTGFVRSWQRHTGAAAALRQRQRLYRLGSLMTPQPVPEGSARVAGEKDRDQLIRWYGEFTESVGEHSAGEVENWADHRIAYGGVTFWEVDGTPVSMCGVTPMVAGQVRIAPVYTPSHLRGRGYAGAVTVVVSRAAVRSGAEEVLLFTDMANTTTNVLYQRLGYRAVADFEVYDFQGGAGS
- a CDS encoding pyridoxine/pyridoxamine 5'-phosphate oxidase, translated to MDLHELLRSLRVWDPEVTELPPFDPGAAPAEPLPLFASWFAEAVAAGQIEPHTMSLATSDEEGRPDVRTVMLHGADADGWSFATHVSSRKGRQLAVRPFAALGFYWPVLGRQVRVRGPVTAAASAESQADLHARSTGALAAALTGRQSEVLGSLEELARVSAESWARAQQEPDAPVPTWTLYRLLPEEVEFFQGDEKRQHVRLNYHRAAEGWSRELLWP